A single region of the Anomaloglossus baeobatrachus isolate aAnoBae1 chromosome 2, aAnoBae1.hap1, whole genome shotgun sequence genome encodes:
- the LOC142290069 gene encoding olfactory receptor 52D1-like gives MENKTLFHPPYLTLNFGEIFSEKSIYCSIVMFGYLLIIALNAAVISAIALHKSLHEPMYIFIAALCINGLYGSSSFFPGLFYNLLQETQTISYVACMVQIFCIHTYGSIELTILTAMAYDRYVSICNPLRYNTIMTSSKIFKLLIGALFYPNILVGVHVMLTVRLPLCQTEILKIYCDNWSVVRLSCVDTTVNNIFGLFIATCLLAVPLIPILYSYIKIFRVCVKSSKEVRDKALQTCTPHLITFVNFIFDTSFEILLYRFVPSKLPYELRVIMSLQFLVIPPILNPVIYGLKMKEIKSRIIRLFKRNSGK, from the coding sequence ATGGAGAACAAGACACTTTTCCACCCTCCTTATCTGACATTGAACTTTGGAGAAATATTTTCGGAAAAATCTATTTATTgttccatcgttatgtttggatatCTTCTAATCATTGCTCTCAATGCTGCTGTGATATCTGCCATCGCTTTACACAAGAGCCTACATGAGCCTATGTACATTTTTATAGCCGCCCTTTGTATTAATGGCTTGTACGGAAGCTCTTCCTTCTTTCCAGGACTTTTCTACAACCTTCTTCAGGAGACTCAAACGATTTCCTATGTTGCCTGCATGGTTCAGATTTTTTGCATTCACACTTATGGATCAATTGAGTTGACTATTTTAACCGCTATGGCCTATGACCGGTATGTTAGTATTTGCAACCCTTTAAGATATAACACCATAATGACCTCTTCTAAAATCTTCAAGCTACTCATTGGAGCTTTGTTTTATCCTAATATACTGGTTGGAGTGCATGTTATGTTGACTGTTAGGCTTCCATTGTGTCAAACAGAAATCCTGAAGATCTACTGTGACAATTGGTCGGTGGTGAGACTTTCTTGCGTTGACACAACAGTCAACAATATCTTTGGACTTTTTATCGCTACCTGTTTACTTGCCGTGCCATTAATTCCGATACTTTATTCATATATTAAAATTTTCAGAGTCTGTGTGAAATCATCAAAAGAGGTCAGAGACAAAGCTCTGCAGACCTGCACTCCTCATCTCATCACGTTTGTCAACTTTATATTTGACACATCCTTCGAGATTCTTTTATATCGCTTTGTCCCATCTAAGTTGCCGTATGAGCTCAGGGTTATCATGTCATTGCAATTCCTTGTGATACCACCGATACTGAACCCTGTTATCTATGGACTGAAGATGAAGGAAATAAAATCAAGGATAATAAGGCTCTTTAAGAGGAATAGTGGAAAATAG